TCCGTCAAGATCGTTGAGATGAGTCCATAACTTGGCTTTCTCGGTGTGAACAGGGAGTGAAGCTGCTTGCGAGATAGCTTCCGCCAGTCTTCGAAGAATGTCTCGGTCCCTAACGTCGAGGCAGACTTCCTCGGTTGGGAATATAGGCATGGCCTGTGTGAAATCGTGCAACATGTTCGACTCTCCCCCTGCACGAGGTTGGAGATGCCGCGTATCGTACTACGTACTACGCGAAGAGCGGTGTCTCCCCCTGCTCGCTCTTATCGAACTTCTCGAATACTGCGGAGTTCCCCTTACTGCTTGTGCCCTGCCGGGACGACCTGCAACGTCCCACACAAGCTCACCCCATTATACATGGCCACGCCAATTGCGAAAACCGTCGCGATTTCTCACTCGACGGTTCTCAACGAATCGTGAGCACGTACTTGTAGCAGTCCCCTGCCCCCTTTTCGGCGGGGTCGGCAAATTGCCCGTAAAGCGTCATGTAAAGCTCAAGTGCGTGCGTCTCCCGGTCCTCCAGAAGCGAGAAATTCGAGAACTGGATGTCCTTACCCTGGTCAGGTTGACGGTCATCGACAACCGTCACCGTCGACTTTTTCAACGCAGCCTTCTCTTCATCCACCTCCGCGATCACCAACGGATAGCGCGGCATATTACCCGCTGGCGGTTCGGGCGTGATGTTACCGAACCAATAGAGCTTTCCCGTCACACTGTGCCGAATCATACGGTGAAATGACGACGGCGAATAGAAACTCGTTCCGTCGTCGTATTTCCACTCGCCGGGCGCGGTCAGCGTCTTTCCGCCGTCGGTCGAGACACTAAAGAACTTCCGTCCCGGAATTGTCGCCTTCGTGCCGTCCCATCCTTCGGTGGAACCACGCCATACAACGAGAATCCGTCCGTCCTTCAATTGGACCACTTCCGGCTCCATCAATCCGCGCGCCGACATCTCCGGATTAATCTCCACGTGCGCCCCCGCCGTCCAGACGAAATCCTGCGCGGCATCGTCCCACACGCCGCTGAACATAACCGACCCCATGCGCCAGATTCGCTCGTTGTTCTTCGGATCGCCCGGCGCGTTTGCATGCGCTACACAGTGCAACAACGTACCGTCTGGCAATACCTCGATGTTGCTCCCGATGTACGCCTCGTTGCGATCCAAGTACGTCGCCTTCATCGGCTCGTTTGGATCGAAGTCCTCGCCGTCCTCATACCGCAACTGCTTCGGCGTAGACCACGTGCGCCCCGCATCACGGCTGTATCGCGAATACGTCCAGCAGTGATAGAGCTTCCCTTCCTGGATCTGCCGCAGCCACATCTGCACCAACACACCCGGCTTCGGCGCGTACACGCTGCACGCCTCGCCTTCCCATACCGTTACGCCGTTGTAGTTAATGTTGTTCGATGGTTGGACCTTGACGAATTCCGACCAGGTCTTGCCATTATCGCTCGACCACCGCGCCACAATGTCGTCGGAGACATCGTCGAGCGTCTGCGAACTCTGCACCTCGCGCCGCTCTAGCCCCGGGCCGACATACTGCATCGACGCCAGCACCGAGGTACCAGGCCTATCGTGCTTCCGATACAGTTCCTTCTTCACATCGGCGATGGGCGAATTTGTCTTCCATGGAGGAATGTCCTGCGCGAAGGTTAATCCCGAAACCAAAACAAACACGCAAAGGAGAAGGGCTATTCGGTACATGGGGGTTCCCCCGTCTTTGGTATGTACAACGCCCTTTCTTATACCACGTTACGCCACGGCCAGGACACACAACGCATAGGACTCACAACACATAGGACGGATCCGTCGGATACGACCGATCCGTCCTATCAAATTGCTTCAATCCGAAATCTACTTCTCCCCCGCCTCCGTGAACCTCGCCCCGGCCGTGACCTTATTCACCGTGACAAGCAGCAGCAGCCGGTTTCCCGTACCCGGTTCAACCGTCGTATACGCTCTCCACCCGCCATCTTCCACATCGGACTTGGCCACAATTCCACTCTCCAGCATAGGCGGCGGATGAACCTCCTTTGACACTATCTCGACTTCGTGTGGCCGCATTCGCTCCCGCGTGCTCCCCCTTCCTGGTCCTCGCACTATACCACGGTGGAAACCGGCGGATTTGTGCATACGGCGGCGCACAAAACGAAGGCGGACAACCTTTCGGTTGCCCGCCTCGCCCAAATCACTCGCGACTGAGTGGTCAGCCCTGAATATTCATCACCTTCGCGCCCAGCGTATCGATCTGGCCCACCCGGCCAGGCTTCTCGCGCGCCGCCGCCTCAAAGGCTTCCCGCCACGTATCGCGCATGACCGTCAAGTGTCCGATAGCTTCCTCGATGGGAGCGGCTTCCTTCTTCACATTGCCTTTGATTAGCAGGTGCTGGAAATACTCGTAGATGCGGTCAAGATTCCGGGCCAGCTCACCGGCCTTCATATCCAGCGCGTTGCGCAATTCCGTCACGATATCCTGCGCGCGAATCAGGTTGCTGTGCACGCCCTGGGTGTTATTGCGCTGCAACTGACGTTTCGCTTCTTCGGCGCGCTGAATCGCGCCGTTGAACAGCATAACGATCAGCTTTCCTTGCGACGTGGTCTCGATGTCCACGCGCTTGTACGCGCCCAGATGCGGAGATGAACCTTGCATATGAATTCTCCTTCGCCCGCGAAACGTGCGACTACACTACCCTAGAGTAGACTGCTCAACGCGCTATTCTGACTTTGATACGTGGCCGACAGTTGCTCCAGCCGCGAGAACTGCTTCTTCAGCCGCGTCTCGTACTGCGTTACCCGGTCTTCCATCCGGTCGATTCGGTCGTTCAGCGCATCGATCTGCTCATCGATGATCCCATTCGAACGCGCTCGTTCGTTCAAGAAACCTGATGTACCGGTCACCTCATCCAGGTAACTGAACATCTGGTCCATGATGCCGGTCTTGTCGGCGTTGGAGAAAAGATTGCTGACGCTGACGCGCCCATCCCGCAACGCTTCAAGAAACTTGTCCGAGTCCAATTCAAGTTGCAGCGCCGACGACGAATCAAAACTGTCGCCCGTACTGATCCCAATATCGAGCAGGCTGGTGTATTTGCCGCTCAGCCCGGCCACCGTGTTGAACACGGTCTGCTGGAGATAGCTGGTGATGCTCAAGATCGTGCTGTCGCCGGAGAGCGTACCTTCATTTCCCGCCAAGCCACGAATTTCGGAAATGGAGGTATTGAAGTTGTCGATGAACTCCTGCACCTTCTCCACAATCGCGTCATTGTCCGTCGATACGGTCACGGTCGACGTCCCCGTGCTCTGCAGGTTCAGTGTTACGCCACCGATTGCGTCGGAGATCTCATTGCTGTTGCGCGTCTGTAACGCGCCGCCATTGATCGTGAACTTCGAATCCTGGCCCGCCGTTTGTGTCGCCGTCGTCAGATTCGTCACGTCCAGGAAATTGCTCGTCCCGCTCTGGAAACTAATTGTCCGGCTGCCCAGCGTGTTCGACACCACTTGGATGCTGTCCGTCGTTCCATCGTAACTGGCTGTTACGCCGGCGCCGCTGTCGTTTATTCGCTGGATAACGTCACTCACCGAATCGACCGTGACATCCACCGTGATCGATACGCCATTGATGCGAAATGACCCCGACGTTACGGCACCACCCGCGAAATTCACGGTGTTCAACAAGTCTGACGGCGCTATCGCTCCCAGATTCCTCGTTCCCACCGTCTCTGTGGAACCACTTCCATTCGTATACTGCGTCGACGTGCTTACGCCAATCAGGTTCAAGAAGTTGCTGACGGTGTCTTCTTCGTCTCCGCTGTACGTGAAATTGATTACGCTCGTGTTGCCTGCCGCCGTGTTCGCGATCGTCACCTTATCGGTCGTCGCATTGTACGACGCCGTCACGCCGGCACTGCTCGAATTGATCGCGGACAGAATACTGTCGAGCGAATCCGTAGAGCCGTTAACATCGAACACGACCCCATTGATGCTGAACTTGCCGGTGGTCACGTCCTCGGACAAACCACTCGAATTCAGCGGGACGGCCGTATTGATGGGACTTCCCATTCGCGCGCTGCTGCGCGCTACGGTCGCACTCGCTAATTGCGTCACATTGAGTGTGTACGCGCCCGACACCGGATTCTGACCCGATATCTCCGCCGTCAACACCTCGCTGTCGCTGGACGTCGCGCCGAATTGGGAAAACTGATTGGTGAGTTGAAAGTCGCGAACCGTGTTCCGCAGAGACGTCAACGTCGTCCGCAGCCCTCGTATCGCTTCCTGACGCTGCTGAAATAACGATATTTGACTCTGAAGCCGCGTGATGGGCTGGCGCTCAAGGGCAACGAGTTGACTGATCAGGGTATCGGAGTCTATCCCGCTGACCAGACCACCTACGCTAAAAGAACCACTCATTCGATCGACTCCTACGACTCGCCAATCCCCACAATCCCGGTCGTATCCCTCCGCAGTGGGATACTCCGTCTTTCAGTTTATCGGCAGTTCACACGCTAGACTTTAGCGAGAAAGTTGCCCTCAGCCCACTTTCTCCGATTCAGAATGCGCGATTTGCCATGAATTCAATAAATAGTTGACCGAAACTGGAGATTAGACGTATTAGATACTTATCCCGTCCGCAGCCTGACCGGTTTGCTAAGTCGCAATGAGGTTCTCATACATTATATACTACGTCCGCCTGTACTCGCTTGGGTGATTTCACGTGAGGGGTTTTCCTTGTTTCCAACTCTAAATCCAGTAACGGCAAGCCTGCCTGACCCGCAGGACTACGTTGCATTGGCGGCCGCCAACGGGTTCGCCGCTGTCGACCACGGCGCTGACTTTTGGCATGCGTGGGTTGAAAGTGCCGGTCTCGCCAAAGTGCAGGAATACTGCACCTCCAAGAAGTGCACGATTGCCCACGGTGGGCTTCCGGTTGATTTCCGTCAGGACGACGCGACTTTTGAAGCCGGACTGGGTAAATTGCCCGCCATCGCGGCAACCATGAAGGCTTTGGGGACGCGCGGAATGGCAACCTGGATTATGCCCGTATGCAAGGTGGACCCCGCCGAATACAGGTCTATGCATGTGCGCCGCCTGAAAAAAGTCGCAGCCGTTCTTTCGCATCATGGACTTAAGTTAGGTTTGGAATTCGTCGGACCCAAGACTTCCCGCTCCGAGGGTAACCCATTCATCTACACCATGCAGGGTATGCTTGAGCTCTGCAGCGAAATCGACGATGCGACCTGCGGTCTCTTGTTGGACAGTTATCATTGGTACACCTCAAATGGAACCCTTGATGATATCCGGCGGCTTTCCGTGGCAAAAGTGGTCCACGTTCATGTAAATGACGCTTACCCCGGCCCGCGCGACGAATTGATGGACATGAAACGCCTGTTGCCCGGAGAAGGGGTTATCGATCTGCCCGGATTTCTCACCGCCCTGAAAAGCATTGGGTATACCGGCCCGCTGGCCGTTGAGACATTCAGCGATGACCTCAAGGCGGCGGGTCCGCAGGAAGCGGCGCGCCGGGCGGGCGAGGCCATGTTACGCATGATGAAGAGCATTCAGTAGAGTCCGGTCCAATCGGCCCGGCCCAGACTTAAGGATCAATGACTGTGGATTCACTGGTAGAGCCCCGTATCTTGAAGGGGTTCCAAGATTTGTTGCCGGAGGAATACATCCCCCGCAAGCATGTGATTGCCAAGATCGAAGCAATCTTCCAGAAATACGGGTTCGTCCCGATCGAAACGCCCGCGATAGAACACCTCGACGTACTGCTGGGAACCGGTGGCGAGGAAACCAACAAAGAGCTCTTTCGCCTGGAAACGCCCGAGGCCGAACCTGTTGCGCTTCGCTTTGACCTAACCGTTCCGTTTGCGCGTATCCTCGCTCAATACCCCGACCGCGTGAAGACCCCATTTCGCCGTTACGCCATGGGGCCGGTGTGGCGCGCCGACAAGCCGGGTCCGGGCCGTTTCCGCCAATTCACACAGTTCGACATCGACGCGGCGGGTTCCGATTCCGTCTCCGTCGACGCCGAAATCATCGCCATCATGTGCGAAGTGATGGAAACCTTGGGCGTCACCGGCTTTCGCGCCGTGGTCAACAATCGCAAAGTCATTGACGCGTTGTTGGTCGGCTGCGGCATCTCCGACTGCGACCGTCAAAAACACGTCCTCCGGGTTATCGACAAACTGGCCAAGGTCGGTATTGACAATGTTCGATTGGAACTCGGTCCCGGCCGCGTGGACGATTCCGGCGACCCCATACCGGGTGTCGGACTCGATTCACAAACCATCGAGCGCGTGGTGTCGTTTGTCGGACTCGGCGGAGGCACGCGCCACGAAGTGGTAGAGCGACTCGCCTCAACGCTTCCCAACGACGAGATTTCGAATGCGGCTGTCTCCGACATGCGCGCGTTGGCCGATGCCTTGGCAGCGCTTGGCGTGCCGGAACAGTCTGCGCACTTTGAACCCAGCCTCGCGCGCGGACTCGATTACTACACGGGACCCGTGTTCGAAATGACAATCCCCAGCGCACCCCAATTCGGTTCAGTCATGGGCGGTGGCCGTTATGACGGCCTCGTATCGCGATTCATGGATCGCCCGGTACCGAGCACAGGGATGGCAGTGGGACTCGACCGCTTGGTCGCTGCATTGGCTCACTTGGGCCTCATTTCCCCCGAGCGCACCACCGTCGAAGTGCTTGTTGTCTCTCTGGGCGGCGTGCCCGAAGCGGAGACCCTCAAGCTTGCCGCGGAATTGCGTGCCGCGGGGCTGCGCACGGAACCCTATTTCGGCTCCAAGAAAGGCATGAAGAATCAGTTGTCGCATGCGGACCATTACGGCATCCCCGTGGCGGTTATTGTAGGCGGCGACGAATTGGCGCAAGGTGTCGTATCGGTCAAGGACCTGTTCGCGGGGAAACAGCAGCGCGAGGGTATCGAAGATCGGGAAGCGTATCGCCAAGCCGGACGCAGCGGCCAGGTGACTGTTTCCCGCGCGGAAATGGTGGCAGCGGTAAGGGACGTACTCGCTTCGCACACGTCCTAATGAGGAACCGCGATTGTACGTCGCACCGGGCCCTTTGTCCGTGCTACACTATGCGGTTAATCCGCACTTTGTACCGGCGCGACTGAGCGTCGGCGCAAAATGCTTGTGCGCAAGACTTTGAGGTTATGCCATGAGGATTTCCTACGAACATGCTCGAATAACGGAGAGCGGCCCGGTTTTTCGCGGCAAATCGCGCGTATGCACAACGCGCGTGAGCTTCTCGTGTCTGTTCGAGAGAAATCCGGATTAAGCTGGAGGAGTAACGTTACATGCTTGCCTTGAGGTCTCTGGTGCATGAAGCGCTTCTGGAGGACATCGGTCAGGGGGACATCACAACCAACTTGACCGTGCCCGAGGATGCGAGATGCCGCGCCCATCTATTTGCAAAACAAGATGGCGTTCTGAGCGGTATTGGAGTCTTTCGCGCCGTCTTTGAAGGACTGGACGCGGACATGACCGACTGGAAGGCTTCGCCCGATGGGACCCGCTTTACGAAGGGCGTCGAGGTTGCTTCGTTCGAAGCGAATACCCGCTCGGTGCTTACGGGAGAGCGCGTCGCACTCAACTTCGTGCAGCGTCTGTGTGGAGTCGCCACGCTCACCTCAAAGTACGTGGAAGCGGTGGCCGGACTCAACACGCGCATTTGCGATACCCGCAAGACGACCCCCTTCATGCGCCATCTTGAGAAGAAAGCCGTTCAACACGGCGGCGGCACCAATCACCGCTTCGCCTTGTTCGACGGA
This sequence is a window from Candidatus Hydrogenedentota bacterium. Protein-coding genes within it:
- a CDS encoding glycoside hydrolase codes for the protein MYRIALLLCVFVLVSGLTFAQDIPPWKTNSPIADVKKELYRKHDRPGTSVLASMQYVGPGLERREVQSSQTLDDVSDDIVARWSSDNGKTWSEFVKVQPSNNINYNGVTVWEGEACSVYAPKPGVLVQMWLRQIQEGKLYHCWTYSRYSRDAGRTWSTPKQLRYEDGEDFDPNEPMKATYLDRNEAYIGSNIEVLPDGTLLHCVAHANAPGDPKNNERIWRMGSVMFSGVWDDAAQDFVWTAGAHVEINPEMSARGLMEPEVVQLKDGRILVVWRGSTEGWDGTKATIPGRKFFSVSTDGGKTLTAPGEWKYDDGTSFYSPSSFHRMIRHSVTGKLYWFGNITPEPPAGNMPRYPLVIAEVDEEKAALKKSTVTVVDDRQPDQGKDIQFSNFSLLEDRETHALELYMTLYGQFADPAEKGAGDCYKYVLTIR
- the fliS gene encoding flagellar export chaperone FliS, whose product is MQGSSPHLGAYKRVDIETTSQGKLIVMLFNGAIQRAEEAKRQLQRNNTQGVHSNLIRAQDIVTELRNALDMKAGELARNLDRIYEYFQHLLIKGNVKKEAAPIEEAIGHLTVMRDTWREAFEAAAREKPGRVGQIDTLGAKVMNIQG
- the fliD gene encoding flagellar filament capping protein FliD codes for the protein MSGSFSVGGLVSGIDSDTLISQLVALERQPITRLQSQISLFQQRQEAIRGLRTTLTSLRNTVRDFQLTNQFSQFGATSSDSEVLTAEISGQNPVSGAYTLNVTQLASATVARSSARMGSPINTAVPLNSSGLSEDVTTGKFSINGVVFDVNGSTDSLDSILSAINSSSAGVTASYNATTDKVTIANTAAGNTSVINFTYSGDEEDTVSNFLNLIGVSTSTQYTNGSGSTETVGTRNLGAIAPSDLLNTVNFAGGAVTSGSFRINGVSITVDVTVDSVSDVIQRINDSGAGVTASYDGTTDSIQVVSNTLGSRTISFQSGTSNFLDVTNLTTATQTAGQDSKFTINGGALQTRNSNEISDAIGGVTLNLQSTGTSTVTVSTDNDAIVEKVQEFIDNFNTSISEIRGLAGNEGTLSGDSTILSITSYLQQTVFNTVAGLSGKYTSLLDIGISTGDSFDSSSALQLELDSDKFLEALRDGRVSVSNLFSNADKTGIMDQMFSYLDEVTGTSGFLNERARSNGIIDEQIDALNDRIDRMEDRVTQYETRLKKQFSRLEQLSATYQSQNSALSSLL
- a CDS encoding sugar phosphate isomerase/epimerase produces the protein MFPTLNPVTASLPDPQDYVALAAANGFAAVDHGADFWHAWVESAGLAKVQEYCTSKKCTIAHGGLPVDFRQDDATFEAGLGKLPAIAATMKALGTRGMATWIMPVCKVDPAEYRSMHVRRLKKVAAVLSHHGLKLGLEFVGPKTSRSEGNPFIYTMQGMLELCSEIDDATCGLLLDSYHWYTSNGTLDDIRRLSVAKVVHVHVNDAYPGPRDELMDMKRLLPGEGVIDLPGFLTALKSIGYTGPLAVETFSDDLKAAGPQEAARRAGEAMLRMMKSIQ
- the hisS gene encoding histidine--tRNA ligase, coding for MDSLVEPRILKGFQDLLPEEYIPRKHVIAKIEAIFQKYGFVPIETPAIEHLDVLLGTGGEETNKELFRLETPEAEPVALRFDLTVPFARILAQYPDRVKTPFRRYAMGPVWRADKPGPGRFRQFTQFDIDAAGSDSVSVDAEIIAIMCEVMETLGVTGFRAVVNNRKVIDALLVGCGISDCDRQKHVLRVIDKLAKVGIDNVRLELGPGRVDDSGDPIPGVGLDSQTIERVVSFVGLGGGTRHEVVERLASTLPNDEISNAAVSDMRALADALAALGVPEQSAHFEPSLARGLDYYTGPVFEMTIPSAPQFGSVMGGGRYDGLVSRFMDRPVPSTGMAVGLDRLVAALAHLGLISPERTTVEVLVVSLGGVPEAETLKLAAELRAAGLRTEPYFGSKKGMKNQLSHADHYGIPVAVIVGGDELAQGVVSVKDLFAGKQQREGIEDREAYRQAGRSGQVTVSRAEMVAAVRDVLASHTS
- the nadC gene encoding carboxylating nicotinate-nucleotide diphosphorylase: MLALRSLVHEALLEDIGQGDITTNLTVPEDARCRAHLFAKQDGVLSGIGVFRAVFEGLDADMTDWKASPDGTRFTKGVEVASFEANTRSVLTGERVALNFVQRLCGVATLTSKYVEAVAGLNTRICDTRKTTPFMRHLEKKAVQHGGGTNHRFALFDGVLIKENHIVAAGGVRQAVEKASYGTHHLMKVGVEVTTLDELREALDAGAGAILLDNMTLEQIRDSVEIAQGTHVVLEASGNMSLERVRAIAETGVHIISIGALTHSAPAVDLSLEIENV